In Cicer arietinum cultivar CDC Frontier isolate Library 1 chromosome 7, Cicar.CDCFrontier_v2.0, whole genome shotgun sequence, a single window of DNA contains:
- the LOC140918843 gene encoding uncharacterized protein: MRIHGEKMQDVTIAEKILRYLTEQFNYIVCSIEESKDTHTLYVDELQSLLIVHEQKFHKSRGEEQALQVTIQENGEFGGKTNEASEEEGEEDIIGIHLNISNVTILSTTRMNTLDEIKKLIIYGHLSLKGLQVLENKEMVKGLPHLSSTIEVCTNCMKGNQHRDSIPKKSQWRVKEKLELIHADICGPITPASNNNERDKKTTYHCLYSPKNGVAERKNRTIINMVRSLLCGKGVPITFWPEAINWSIYILNRSPTLDVKNKTSEEAWSDCKPSVSYIKIFGCIGHVHIPDAKRTKLENKSCKCILLGTSDESKGYRGETDSDLETKSDSDTSEGESLEINVEEFEHNVAENHELNKNASRVRRPSIWLNDYENGQGLLEEEEEANMADIDNANLYCYEAVVNNAKWRQAMDVEITAIENNKTRALTNLPKGSKKIGDKLTYKTKLNELGQLDKYKARLGAKRKFQASKSEKTLFLKHDNNGGILIVSIYVDDLIYTGNNEKMRIELRNSMKKEFATIDLGKMKYFLGMEVIQGVKGVYFNQRKYAIEKLERFDMSNINAVKVPIVPSSKIDND, translated from the exons ATGCGCATTCATGGTGAAAAAATGCAAGATGTCACCATAGCTGAAAAAATCTTAAGGTATTTAACTGAGCAATTCAATTACATTGTGTGTTCAATTGAAGAGTCCAAGGATACTCATACCTTGTATGTTGATGAACTTCAAAGTTTATTGATAGTTCATGAGCAAAAATTCCACAAGAGTCGTGGAGAGGAACAAGCCTTACAAGTTACCATCCAAGAAAATGGTGAGTTTGGAGGAAAAACAAATGAGGCTTCAGAGGAAGAGGGAGAGGAAGACATAATCGGGATACACTTGAATATTTCAAATGTCACCATATTGTCCACTACAAGAATGAATACCCTGGATGAGATAAAGAAGCTAATTAT ATATGGACATCTAAGTCTCAAAGGGCTTCAGGTCTTGGAGAATAAAGAAATGGTGAAGGGACTGCCACATTTATCTAGTACAATCGAAGTATGTACCAATTGTATGAAAGGAAATCAACATAGGGATTCCATTCCAAAGAAAAGTCAATGGAGAGTAAAAGAAAAGTTGGAGCTGATTCATGCTGATATATGTGGGCCAATTACTCCTGCATCAAACAACAATGAGAG GGATAAAAAGACAACTTACCACTGTCTATACTCCCCAAAAAATGGAGTggcagaaagaaaaaataggacAATCATTAACATGGTGAGATCATTACTATGTGGAAAGGGAGTTCCTATAACTTTTTGGCCAGAAGCTATTAATTGGAGCATATACATTTTGAATAGATCTCCAACATTGGATGTGAAAAACAAAACCTCAGAAGAGGCTTGGAGTGACTGTAAACCCTCAGTGtcatatatcaaaatatttggaTGCATAGGCCATGTGCATATTCCAGATGCCAAAAGGACAAAGTTAGAAAACAAAAGCTGCAAATGCATCTTACTTGGTACTAGTGATGAATCAAAAGGCTACAGG GGAGAGACTGACTCGGACTTGGAAACAAAAAGTGATAGTGACACAAGTGAAGGAGAATCATTGGAAATTAATGTAGAAGAATTTGAACATAATGTTGCAGAAAATCATGAGTTGAATAAGAATGCAAGCAGAGTCAGGAGACCTTCAATATGGCTAAATGATTATGAGAATGGTCAAGGActtttagaagaagaagaagaagctaatATGGCAGACATAGATAATGCAAATCTATATTGTTATGAAGCAGTTGTGAACAATGCCAAGTGGAGGCAAGCCATGGATGTTGAAATAACAGCAATTGAAAACAACAAGACACGAGCGTTGACAAATTTACCAAAAGGCTCTAAGAAGATAGGGGATAAATTAACCTATAAAACCAAACTGAATGAGCTTGGTCAACTAGACAAATATAAGGCAAGATTGGGGGCAAAAAG AAAGTTTCAAGCTAGCAAAAGTGAGAAAACTTTGTTTCTAAAGCATGACAACAATGGAGGGATACTAATTGTGAGTATTTATGTAGATGACTTGATCTACACGGGAAATAATGAGAAAATGAGGATTGAATTAAGAAACTCTATGAAAAAGGAATTTGCTACGATTGACTTAGGAAAAATGAAGTATTTTCTTGGAATGGAAGTAATTCAAGGAGTTAAAGGTGTATACtttaatcaaagaaaatatgcaATCGAGAAACTAGAAAGGTTTGATATGTCCAACATCAATGCAGTAAAGGTCCCTATAGTTCCAAGTTCAAAGATTGACAATGATTAG